A region from the Benincasa hispida cultivar B227 chromosome 12, ASM972705v1, whole genome shotgun sequence genome encodes:
- the LOC120067124 gene encoding exocyst complex component EXO70B1 has protein sequence MENNQPENQHPLHKTTSFTTTTTNNNDDANPIVPLPHPHPAVLQTDAGVKSAEKLEDQDQDQNQDQEEKEKKAKQEEKEEKKDEEGEEKKEGDEKTEEEETQDEPDLHYNLHSILEDVDQFLSTPHASPDREEDSAVEIPKFIDKFLDLVDAKIEQYNNEESNAKEKEYRVPEDESTFLEAVDRISKLKTAIHEMKLEEEKTALINRIGSTQQQAITYLEEEFRFFLEESRNGDADPAADTKGKQEQDRCALSDAESDQFQFPGYSEEIVSYLNKIAKQMISGGYESECCQVYMVARRNIFEEALLKLGFEKHSIDDIQKMNWESMEREIATWIKTFKQCATILFSGERNLAESVFSAYPPISASLFSNLTRGIVIQLLNFSEGVAMTKRSAEKLFKLLDMYETLRDMVPKMETLFPEESANEIKTETTTARTRLGEAAICIFCDLENSIKADTGKTPVPGGAVHPLTRYTINYLKYACEYRNTLEQIFKEHSKIERADSTSRPHFEGEQAPNYNPSADNQSLFSVELTRVMELLDSNLEAKSKLYRDIALSSIFMMNNGRYILQKIKGSADIHELVGDTWYRKRSSDLRQYHKNYQRETWGRLLGCLNHEGLTVHGKVVKPVLKERFKGFNALFEEIHKTQSSWIISDEQLQSELRVSISAVMIPAYRSFLARFSQYLDPGRQTEKYIKFQPEDIETYIDDLFDGNPSSMARRRT, from the coding sequence ATGGAGAACAACCAACCTGAGAATCAACACCCTCTTCACAAAACCACTAGCttcaccaccaccaccaccaacaACAACGATGATGCCAATCCCATTGTTCCTCTTCCTCATCCCCACCCTGCTGTTCTACAAACCGACGCTGGTGTAAAATCTGCTGAAAAATTGGAAGATCAGGATCAGGACCAGAATCAGGATCAggaggagaaggagaagaaggccaagcaagaggagaaggaagagaagaaggatgaggagggagaagaaaagaaggaggGGGACGAAAAGACGGAGGAGGAAGAAACCCAGGACGAACCGGATCTTCATTACAATCTGCATTCCATTCTTGAAGATGTTGATCAATTTCTGTCAACTCCTCACGCTTCTCCTGATCGAGAGGAAGATTCTGCTGTTGAAATTCCGAAGTTCATCGACAAATTCTTGGATCTCGTGGATGCAAAGATTGAGCAATACAATAACGAAGAATCAAATGCGAAGGAGAAAGAGTATAGAGTGCCGGAGGACGAGTCCACGTTTCTCGAAGCGGTTGATCGGATATCCAAGCTGAAAACTGCAATTCACGAAATGAAATTGGAAGAGGAGAAGACTGCATTGATCAATCGCATCGGGAGCACTCAACAGCAAGCGATTACTTACTTGGAAGAAGAGTTCAGATTCTTTCTTGAGGAATCTAGAAATGGCGATGCCGATCCTGCTGCCGATACGAAAGGGAAACAAGAACAGGATCGTTGTGCATTATCGGACGCTGAATCCGATCAGTTCCAGTTTCCAGGTTACTCCGAGGAGATCGTTAGCTATTTGAACAAAATCGCTAAACAAATGATTTCAGGTGGATACGAATCGGAATGTTGCCAAGTCTACATGGTTGCGAGAAGAAACATATTCGAAGAAGCCTTACTGAAGCTTGGATTCGAGAAACACAGCATCGATGATATCCAGAAGATGAACTGGGAATCAATGGAGAGGGAGATCGCTACATGGATTAAAACCTTCAAGCAATGCGCCACCATTTTATTCTCCGGCGAACGGAATCTCGCCGAATCTGTATTTTCAGCGTATCCTCCGATTTCCGCCAGTCTGTTTAGCAATCTCACTCGCGGCATTGTGATTCAACTCCTAAATTTCTCAGAAGGTGTCGCAATGACAAAACGCTCCGCCGAGAAATTGTTCAAGCTTCTTGATATGTACGAAACTCTTCGCGATATGGTCCCAAAAATGGAGACCTTATTTCCAGAAGAGTCCGCCAACGAGATCAAAACAGAAACCACAACCGCTCGAACTCGTCTAGGCGAAGCAGCGATTTGCATATTTTGCGATCTCGAAAACTCAATCAAAGCAGACACCGGAAAAACTCCGGTACCAGGCGGCGCCGTTCATCCATTAACACGATACACCATAAACTACTTGAAATACGCTTGTGAGTACAGGAACACACTGGAACAGATTTTCAAAGAACACTCAAAGATCGAACGAGCCGATTCAACAAGTCGACCACACTTCGAAGGCGAACAAGCACCAAATTACAACCCTAGCGCTGACAATCAATCACTATTCTCGGTGGAACTGACGCGAGTAATGGAACTCCTGGACTCAAATCTGGAAGCAAAATCAAAGCTATACAGAGACATAGCACTGAGTTCAATTTTCATGATGAACAACGGACGATACATCTTACAAAAGATCAAAGGATCTGCAGATATCCATGAACTAGTAGGCGATACGTGGTACAGGAAGAGATCTTCAGATCTACGTCAGTACCACAAGAATTACCAGAGAGAAACGTGGGGGAGATTGTTAGGTTGTTTGAACCACGAAGGATTGACGGTGCACGGGAAAGTGGTAAAGCCAGTGCTGAAAGAGAGGTTTAAAGGATTCAACGCGCTGTTCGAAGAGATTCACAAAACACAAAGCTCGTGGATCATAAGCGACGAGCAACTTCAATCGGAGCTCCGAGTATCGATATCGGCGGTGATGATTCCGGCGTACAGATCATTTTTAGCTAGGTTTTCGCAGTACTTGGATCCAGGGAGACAAACAGAGAAATACATAAAGTTTCAGCCTGAAGATATAGAAACTTACATAGATGATCTATTTGATGGAAATCCAAGCTCCATGGCAAGAAGGAGAACATAA